In the Salvia miltiorrhiza cultivar Shanhuang (shh) chromosome 8, IMPLAD_Smil_shh, whole genome shotgun sequence genome, TTTGGGTTTATACACATAAATGAAAGATTGAGTTTGAGGATTTAGCATGCGTGACTGCGTGACAATAGTAACGCTAATGTTTTTGACCTATAACCAATTTACATATGTATGCAGTAAATATGATTGCACCTATGATCGAGTATTATTTATGTTGTTATCTTTgtcttttctgttttaattcggttttattTATTGGCTTTCTCACAAGAATAGTCATAGCAGATAGCAAATTTCAACCATTTTGTAATGACATCGTGGTTCAAAAAAGTTACGATCAGTTCTTTGTGAATTAATTCGATCATGAAACTTGCCGCTAACTAAAATAAGTCGTGGACAAAAGACTACAAATTTATTTACGTGAGATTAAACGATAGCTTCGTCAGGAGCCTTTTAACCACTAAAACGCATCTACCAATCATTTTAATATGTTATGagataatatttatataaatgaaaaaatgagtattttttatgaacattaaaatactccctctgtcccgacTATCTTGAGACTTTTTTTTGGGACTACGGAAATTAGGAAAATAGTGTTTTATATGTAGGtgaaaaaagtgaataaaaggtaAAAGTTTTATCAAATAAAGAAATATCTCAATATAGATGAGACGCTCAAAATAGAAATTatctcaagataggtgggagTGGAAAGAGGAAGTAGTAAAAATAGACTATTTAGCATATCACTACCGTTTGTTTGCCAAATTAAAGCAAATAACAAACAACAGGAACTCTGGGAGAGACATTTCCCCCCgcctctcactctctctctctctctctctcacacacacacacacacacacgcgctctctctctctctctctctctctctcgggcATTACTACATTGGCCTTTAGCTTCTGTTTTGTTCCTTGGCAGTCGTTAATCTCAACTGCTACTGCTTCTCATTCAACTCCTAATACCGAACTAATCACAACTCCTTTTCTTCTTATCTAATCTCAAAACTTCTTACAAACTCATATTACATAAAATCATATTACTATCTTGACTTTTCTGTAGAGCCCCTCTCTCCATTCGTGCTTTAAAAGCACAATTTTTATACCTTTCTTCCCCACAGTTTAACCCCCTTTCCCTTTTTTCCCAATACACAATCTTGAAGCCAGTTACTGCTTCCTGCCCATCTCCATTTCCTCTTTTAGTGCTTTGTTGCATTCAAAACAACCTCCCACATTAATCTGTTTTCTCTTTTGGCGGAATTCATGGAAATCGATCTCAACCTTGCAGTTTGTGATGAGACTGCATGTGGTAATGACGGAGAATGTGATCGTTTTAGCTTGTCTAAATGCACTTCATCTGCTGCTGcctctttcttttcttgttcAGCATTTGCATCATCATCACCATCATCCTCTCCATCGCCGTCAATCTACGTGGAGCTATGGCATGCCTGTGCAGGACCTGCTACTATTCTGCACAAGAAAGGAGATATAGTTGTGTATTTCCCTCAAGGCCACTTGGAACAGGCTAATTCTTCGCCACCCTCGTTTGATCTTCCTCCTCAGATCCTCTGTAGAGTTGTGGACGTTCAGCTAATTGTATGATTTTTGACTCAATGGTTCCTTTGAATTGTTTAATGGCTTCTCACTCATGGCATCTTCTGTAACAGGCTAACAATGAAAATGATGAAGTTTACAGTCAGCTATCTTTGAATCccctgcagcagcagcaggtaCTGTTGTAATGATTATTGAAGGTTTTGAGTGTTTAATAGATGCTGAATATCCAATTTGTGTGATGAATGCATAAGCATGTGGTGTGAGTTGATGAGTATATTGCAGATGATAGGTGTGGAATTAgaagggaaagagagagaaaatgtggGAGTGGAGGAGGGTGGGAAGTCGAGTTCCCACATGTTCTGCAAGACCCTCACAGCTTCTGATACGAGCACCCATGGTGGCTTCTCCGTTCCTCGTAGAGCTGCTGAAGACTGCTTCCCTCCCCTGGTGTGGAATCATAGTAGACTAGTTTTGCATGCCTGAGTTTCTCATGAGTTTATAACATTTTCCATTTTGCAGAACTATGAAGAACAAAGGCCCTCCCAGGAACTTGTGGCCACAGACCTGCACGGAGTGGAGTGGAAATTCAGACACATCTACAGAGGTATTGCTATTGGCATTGGTTTTTGTCATTCTGTGTTAATGGTGTGCTTAATGTTTGGTTTTGAACTTACAGGCCAGCCACGACGTCACCTGCTCACTACGGGATGGAGTGCTTTTGTCAGTCGCAAGAATCTTGTATCCGGTGATGCAGTTCTATTCATGAGGTAcatattcaaattttgaaagGGAAAACTACTTTGTGTTTACTTTCATCTTGTCATATTAAAAgggtaaaaagaaaaagaaaacaagaaaagttAGTGCTGTAGTAGGTCAATTTGCCATGCTATATGTAAGTTGTTCTATTTTGAAGCAGAAAAgttgcatttttttttgtaataccATCATGATGGGGCATTGCAGGGGAGAAGCTGGTGAGGTGCGACTGGGAATTAGAAGAGCTGCTCGCCCTAGAAACGGTCTACTTGATACGGCCATCAAAAATCAGAAATATCATCCCAATGTCCTCTCTCATGTAGCAAATGCATTGTCAAGCAATGGCATGTTTAACGTAGTCTATAGCCCAAGGTATGCATTGCGATGAGAGAACCTTTTGGTTGGAGAATTGAACTCTCTAATGGGAGTGCTCAACACTTCATTCTTGTGCATTGACTGTATATAACCTTATCCTGTTACAGGGCAAGTCACTCCACTTTTATTGTTCCGTATCGAAAATACTTGGAATGTACTGGCTCTCCGATACCTGTGGGTATGAGATTCAAGATGAAAAACGACTTGGATGATTCTCCAGAAAGAAGGTTGCCTtcaatttaatctttttttattattatttcctcTTAGATTCatgttgttgaagaagaagtGTATTAGCTCTTGCAGGTTCAGTGGAGTGGTGACCGGAGTCAGTGATGTCGATCCCTACAGATGGCCCAACTCAAAATGGAGAAGTGTGATGGTAAGAATATATAATCTCAAATCTGATGAGCAGTGGTTTTACTATAGTGATGTATATCCCTGTTGTTGTAGGTCCGTTGGGATGAGGCGAGTGATGAGCAGGAACGCATTTGTCCATGGGACGTGGAGTCCTCGTCTAGTTATGCACCTCTGAGTTTAAAGAGACTCAGGTCGAGTCCAAGTGGCAGCCCAGTCTCCGGTAAGTGTGTTGTTTTTGGGGTAGTGTTGTGTGCAGGAGAGTAACTCATTAGTTAAGCTTGGTGGTTTTATAATTAAGGTGGAGATTACGTGAGATCCTATTCCTGTGAGGTCTTGCAAGGTCAAGAAAAGATGAGTAAATTTCCAAATTGGTTTGGAGAAATTCAAATGGCAACACCTAGCTGCTTCTACCCTGTAGCTTCGGAGGGAGGTAGAAGGTTGCCATTTGCGCCGATCTTCAAAGGATTGAGGGTACCGGAAACTGCAACGCTGCATCACCGACTTGGTAGGTAGGGCCGTTAATCTTTCACAACTGCACGGCTGCGACTCCCTGCTCCTTCAACTTCAAAGGCTGTTTAGCATGCAACGCGCCTGACTCGCTCTGCTCAACAAACTAAACTGTGCTACAAATAAGATTGTGCAATGCTTTGCTCTCTCAATTCATATGTATCTATTTTACTTAGGTTTGATTCTCTCTCTCCAGTTGTATGTAAGATTTATGATGTCTACGAGTTGTGATTTAGCTAATTCCTATCCCATGTGAGATTGTGTTTGTAGCGCTCAACGGTGTTTCTCGGTGTATTCATCAGAAAATAAGAGATCCAAACACTTCCAATCTCGACATCAAATGCATAATATGATTCAGTTGTTATCGgatttttggttaattttcaATCACTAAGCCTTATAGCTTAGTGATATTCCTCCCTTCTAGGAGGTTAAAAGATCAGGTACTAATTACTACTTTGCTAATGAAGAATTTTTCATTGAAAAACGAAACGAGTAATGACATTGGACAAACACAGTTATCGCTTTTTGGTGATATATTTCACATCAAAGTTCATATTCATATAAATCTGTTAAAACATATCCATTCAACAAATTTATCATGTTGCAACAATAGATTTATTGTACTTAAGTTTACAATATAATATTTGCATAAATCATATTAAGATATTCTTC is a window encoding:
- the LOC131000674 gene encoding auxin response factor 4-like isoform X2; protein product: MEIDLNLAVCDETACGNDGECDRFSLSKCTSSAAASFFSCSAFASSSPSSSPSPSIYVELWHACAGPATILHKKGDIVVYFPQGHLEQANSSPPSFDLPPQILCRVVDVQLIANNENDEVYSQLSLNPLQQQQMIGVELEGKERENVGVEEGGKSSSHMFCKTLTASDTSTHGGFSVPRRAAEDCFPPLNYEEQRPSQELVATDLHGVEWKFRHIYRGQPRRHLLTTGWSAFVSRKNLVSGDAVLFMRGEAGEVRLGIRRAARPRNGLLDTAIKNQKYHPNVLSHVANALSSNGMFNVVYSPRASHSTFIVPYRKYLECTGSPIPVGMRFKMKNDLDDSPERRFSGVVTGVSDVDPYRWPNSKWRSVMVRWDEASDEQERICPWDVESSSSYAPLSLKRLRSSPSGSPVSGGDYVRSYSCEVLQGQEKMSKFPNWFGEIQMATPSCFYPVASEGGRRLPFAPIFKGLRVPETATLHHRLGR
- the LOC131000674 gene encoding auxin response factor 4-like isoform X1, which codes for MEIDLNLAVCDETACGNDGECDRFSLSKCTSSAAASFFSCSAFASSSPSSSPSPSIYVELWHACAGPATILHKKGDIVVYFPQGHLEQANSSPPSFDLPPQILCRVVDVQLIANNENDEVYSQLSLNPLQQQQMIGVELEGKERENVGVEEGGKSSSHMFCKTLTASDTSTHGGFSVPRRAAEDCFPPLNYEEQRPSQELVATDLHGVEWKFRHIYRGQPRRHLLTTGWSAFVSRKNLVSGDAVLFMRGEAGEVRLGIRRAARPRNGLLDTAIKNQKYHPNVLSHVANALSSNGMFNVVYSPRASHSTFIVPYRKYLECTGSPIPVGMRFKMKNDLDDSPERSSCRFSGVVTGVSDVDPYRWPNSKWRSVMVRWDEASDEQERICPWDVESSSSYAPLSLKRLRSSPSGSPVSGGDYVRSYSCEVLQGQEKMSKFPNWFGEIQMATPSCFYPVASEGGRRLPFAPIFKGLRVPETATLHHRLGR